One Verrucomicrobiia bacterium genomic region harbors:
- the dnaE gene encoding DNA polymerase III subunit alpha, whose amino-acid sequence MSDFVHLHVHSDYSILDGFCRISLEPELKKQPNPPPTLPDYAVSLGFHAVALTDHAALYGALEFYKACREKEIKPIIGCEVYITAGDRLEKKKLGQQSQDYHLLLLTKDQTGYQNLIQLVSLAQIETPAGQHPRIDKKLLSQYSQGLIGTSACIRGEVAHHFLSGNEKAALNTLKQYQEIFSKDDFYIELNDHGIDVQKKLNRFLIKAAKTTGLKLVATNDVHYLRQEDAESQDILVCLQTGSLQADEKRMRYGSDQFYLKSAEEMTQLFSEVPDAIKNSLEIAEKCNLEIELGVNKFPAFPMPTQQSREDYLRELCQKGLYERYANDFASGNIEKQKTLQERLNYELSILEKTGFVSYFLIVWDFIHFAKTHGIPVGPGRGSAAGSIVAYVLNITDIDPLRYGLLFERFLNPERVSPPDIDIDFCYNHRNDVIAYVRKKYGETCVAQIITYGTMGAKGSIRDVNRVLGFSYGEGDRLSKMIPGMPPGLTIQQALELSPELKQAYNNEENTHRTITLAQSIEGLIRQAGVHAAGVVISDVPINQQVPLARAANGEIVTQYDMNMLSEVGMLKMDFLGLKTLTVVQDTFDLIQETQHKTLSTHDIPLDDPATFALLNRGQNVGVFQVESPGMSDLCRRFDIHNVDDIIALIALYRPGPMDLIPDYIKRKKGQVEIKYEHPLLEQCCSDTYGIMIYQEQVMQAASLLAGYTLGQSDLLRRAMGKKDKEKMAQERKKFVEGCAKTNKIPQAKADKIFDLLEKFAGYGFNKSHSAAYGVIAYHTAWLKANYPVEFMAALMTNDIGDIDKMGIFGAECRALNIKFLPPSINHSQAKFSVSDGAIRYGLAAIKNVSETAVNLIVENRNQQGPFKDLYDLCRRCDTRTVNKKSLESLVKAGAFDEWDTNRARIFTQINDALASASGHHRDTQRGQTSLFENLEETLAQPKTRETASIEDWPLAERLAYEKEFLGVYISGHPLDHYQDLLSQFSLSTTTSIANQPDRTVVRLGGILSHAEHRYTKDKRPFGKALLDDLEGHMELFLAPGEYEKWKTFLQDNQIILVAGSLDLSGEKPSLRILEMVPLDQAFSKFASSVEITLPTQTRALPQLEELLKAHQGSCPVRLVFTPQTETKILLETNPHFFIQPSTEFQNAIENLFSSGSIHWTLDRCPPLPKPRRQEWNGKGNNGQE is encoded by the coding sequence GTGAGCGATTTTGTCCATCTTCATGTGCATTCTGATTATAGCATTTTAGATGGATTTTGTCGCATTTCCCTAGAGCCCGAACTAAAAAAACAACCCAATCCTCCACCCACTCTACCCGATTACGCAGTTTCATTAGGATTTCATGCCGTCGCCTTAACCGATCATGCCGCACTCTATGGAGCCTTGGAATTTTATAAAGCGTGCCGCGAAAAAGAAATCAAACCTATTATTGGCTGCGAAGTTTATATCACAGCAGGCGATCGGCTTGAGAAAAAAAAATTAGGCCAACAATCCCAGGATTATCATCTTTTACTACTAACCAAAGATCAAACCGGTTATCAAAATTTGATACAGCTAGTCAGTCTAGCTCAAATCGAAACGCCTGCAGGTCAACATCCACGAATTGATAAAAAACTTTTATCACAATACAGCCAAGGACTCATCGGAACCAGCGCCTGTATTCGCGGTGAAGTTGCCCATCATTTTTTATCAGGCAACGAAAAAGCCGCGCTCAACACACTCAAACAATACCAAGAAATCTTTTCAAAAGATGATTTTTATATCGAGCTCAACGATCACGGCATTGATGTTCAAAAAAAATTAAATCGATTTCTCATTAAAGCTGCAAAAACAACCGGTTTAAAACTTGTCGCCACTAACGACGTTCACTATTTGCGACAAGAAGATGCTGAATCTCAAGATATCCTTGTCTGCTTGCAAACCGGTTCGTTACAGGCTGATGAAAAGCGAATGCGCTATGGATCGGATCAATTTTATCTCAAAAGCGCTGAAGAAATGACCCAACTTTTTTCTGAAGTTCCTGATGCCATAAAAAATAGTTTGGAAATCGCTGAAAAATGCAATCTCGAAATTGAATTGGGCGTGAACAAATTCCCAGCCTTTCCCATGCCAACCCAACAAAGTCGCGAAGATTATTTGCGAGAACTTTGTCAAAAAGGATTATATGAACGCTATGCTAACGATTTTGCATCGGGCAATATTGAAAAACAAAAAACTCTTCAAGAACGTTTGAATTACGAGCTTTCTATTTTAGAAAAAACCGGCTTTGTTAGCTATTTTCTTATCGTTTGGGATTTTATCCATTTTGCCAAAACACATGGCATTCCTGTAGGCCCAGGACGCGGAAGCGCTGCGGGCAGCATTGTCGCTTACGTTTTAAATATCACTGACATCGATCCTTTACGCTATGGCTTATTGTTTGAACGTTTTTTAAATCCCGAACGCGTTTCACCGCCCGATATCGATATCGATTTTTGTTACAATCATCGCAACGACGTCATCGCTTACGTGCGCAAAAAATATGGAGAAACGTGCGTCGCCCAAATTATCACTTACGGAACGATGGGCGCTAAAGGTTCGATCCGCGATGTCAATCGAGTCTTGGGTTTTTCTTATGGCGAAGGGGATCGATTATCAAAAATGATTCCGGGCATGCCGCCGGGACTTACCATTCAACAAGCACTCGAGTTAAGTCCGGAACTTAAACAAGCTTATAACAACGAAGAAAACACACATCGCACTATCACTCTCGCTCAATCCATCGAAGGTTTAATTAGACAAGCCGGTGTTCACGCTGCGGGGGTTGTCATTTCCGACGTCCCCATCAATCAACAAGTTCCGCTAGCCAGGGCGGCCAATGGCGAAATTGTCACACAATATGACATGAACATGTTGAGCGAAGTGGGCATGCTAAAAATGGATTTCCTTGGATTAAAAACGCTAACGGTTGTCCAAGACACTTTCGATTTGATTCAAGAAACGCAACACAAAACCTTAAGCACCCACGATATTCCATTGGACGATCCTGCGACGTTTGCCTTGCTCAATCGCGGACAAAACGTAGGCGTGTTTCAAGTGGAATCACCAGGCATGAGCGATCTGTGTCGCCGTTTTGATATTCATAATGTGGACGATATCATAGCTTTGATTGCCCTCTATCGTCCCGGTCCCATGGATTTGATTCCTGACTATATCAAACGCAAAAAAGGACAGGTTGAAATCAAATACGAACATCCACTTTTGGAGCAATGCTGTTCGGACACTTACGGCATCATGATTTATCAAGAGCAAGTCATGCAAGCTGCCAGTTTGCTCGCGGGTTACACACTCGGACAATCCGATTTATTGCGTCGCGCAATGGGCAAAAAAGACAAAGAAAAAATGGCTCAAGAACGAAAAAAATTTGTCGAAGGCTGCGCCAAAACCAACAAAATTCCTCAAGCTAAAGCAGATAAAATTTTTGATTTACTCGAAAAATTTGCTGGCTACGGATTCAACAAATCGCACAGCGCCGCCTACGGCGTAATCGCCTATCACACCGCATGGCTAAAAGCCAATTATCCGGTGGAATTTATGGCCGCGCTCATGACCAATGATATCGGCGACATTGATAAAATGGGAATTTTTGGTGCTGAGTGTCGCGCGTTAAACATCAAATTTCTTCCCCCTTCCATTAATCACAGCCAAGCTAAATTTAGCGTAAGCGATGGAGCCATTCGTTATGGTTTGGCGGCAATTAAAAATGTAAGCGAAACCGCCGTAAACCTGATTGTCGAAAATCGCAATCAACAAGGCCCATTCAAAGATCTCTACGACCTTTGCCGTCGGTGTGACACGCGCACGGTTAATAAAAAATCGTTAGAAAGTTTGGTCAAAGCCGGCGCCTTCGATGAATGGGATACGAATCGAGCTCGAATTTTCACCCAAATCAATGATGCCCTTGCCTCCGCCTCGGGCCACCATCGCGACACGCAACGCGGACAAACTTCACTGTTCGAAAATTTAGAAGAAACCCTAGCACAACCCAAAACTCGTGAAACTGCAAGCATCGAAGATTGGCCCCTAGCGGAACGGCTGGCTTACGAGAAAGAATTTCTTGGTGTCTACATTTCTGGTCATCCTTTAGATCATTATCAAGATTTACTCTCCCAATTTTCCCTCTCCACAACAACCAGCATTGCCAATCAACCTGATCGAACTGTCGTGCGATTGGGCGGCATCCTAAGCCATGCCGAACATCGTTACACCAAAGACAAGCGCCCTTTTGGAAAGGCCTTATTAGACGATTTGGAGGGGCACATGGAACTTTTTCTGGCACCCGGCGAATACGAAAAATGGAAAACATTTTTGCAAGATAATCAAATCATCCTAGTGGCCGGTTCGTTAGATTTAAGCGGCGAAAAACCAAGCTTACGAATTTTAGAAATGGTGCCTTTGGATCAAGCTTTTTCCAAATTTGCTAGCAGCGTGGAAATTACCTTACCTACTCAAACCCGTGCCTTACCTCAACTTGAAGAATTGCTGAAAGCGCATCAAGGCTCATGCCCTGTCCGTTTAGTTTTTACACCCCAAACTGAAACTAAAATTTTACTCGAGACCAACCCTCATTTTTTCATTCAACCCAGCACCGAGTTTCAAAATGCTATAGAAAATTTATTTTCATCCGGTTCCATTCATTGGACTTTGGATCGCTGCCCGCCGCTGCCCAAACCCCGACGTCAAGAATGGAATGGAAAAGGCAACAACGGACAGGAATAA
- a CDS encoding N-acetylmuramoyl-L-alanine amidase produces the protein MRWVFLSLFFVLSFYQPGNAAEWQIIRLENRDYLSLMQVAEFYRLMQPIDSRDKERTLVGGNYTLKFRLDSEEMQINGVKHVLCLPVYQRNGQWLISRMDLVKTLDPILRPSRIEEGKNFNTIILDAGHGGGDQGARSVWSPNEKVLTLDLARRLRGLCEDSGFRVVMTRNDDVLIPLEERANFTRRYNNSIFVSLHFNSGPSHAKGVETYCLSPRGTQSTMSNRLRLADFNQAPGNLHDANNILLASSIQSQLSELRGNPTEIRGVKRARFTVLRAASQPAVLVESGFVSNREDAQKLASSSYRQLLAEKIRRGILDYQMLLRQGTKTRPEKGLALWGGRNLLLAYLSN, from the coding sequence ATGCGTTGGGTGTTTCTCTCTCTTTTTTTTGTATTGTCATTTTATCAGCCCGGAAATGCTGCGGAATGGCAAATTATCCGTTTAGAGAATCGAGATTACCTTAGTTTGATGCAAGTCGCGGAATTTTATCGATTAATGCAACCCATTGATTCTCGTGATAAAGAACGTACTTTAGTGGGAGGAAATTATACTTTAAAATTCCGGCTTGATAGCGAAGAAATGCAAATTAATGGTGTGAAACATGTTCTTTGTTTGCCGGTTTATCAGAGGAATGGTCAATGGCTGATTTCGCGAATGGATTTAGTTAAAACATTGGATCCTATTTTGCGTCCTAGCCGTATTGAAGAAGGCAAAAACTTTAATACTATTATTTTAGATGCGGGTCATGGTGGTGGCGATCAAGGGGCGCGTTCTGTATGGTCGCCTAATGAAAAGGTTTTGACTTTGGATCTCGCGCGTCGACTAAGGGGACTTTGTGAAGATAGTGGATTTCGCGTGGTTATGACGCGAAATGATGATGTTTTAATTCCGTTAGAGGAGAGAGCCAATTTTACTAGACGCTATAATAATTCAATTTTTGTAAGTTTACATTTTAATTCGGGCCCTTCTCATGCCAAAGGAGTCGAAACCTATTGTTTGTCACCTCGCGGCACGCAATCAACCATGTCCAATCGCTTACGCTTGGCCGATTTCAATCAAGCGCCAGGTAATCTTCACGATGCCAACAATATTTTGCTAGCAAGCTCTATCCAATCCCAACTTTCTGAATTGAGAGGGAATCCTACGGAAATTCGCGGTGTAAAACGCGCTCGTTTTACTGTCTTGCGTGCAGCGAGTCAGCCTGCTGTTTTGGTTGAAAGCGGTTTTGTCAGCAATCGTGAAGATGCGCAAAAATTAGCTTCCTCGAGTTATCGCCAATTATTGGCTGAAAAAATTAGACGCGGCATTTTGGATTATCAAATGTTGCTAAGACAAGGCACTAAAACTCGCCCTGAAAAAGGACTTGCTCTTTGGGGCGGACGCAATCTTTTGTTGGCTTATCTTTCAAATTAA
- a CDS encoding thymidylate synthase: MKQYHDLLKLLLNEGKHKSDRTGVGTYSIFGAQARYPLSQGFPLLTTKKLHFKSIVHELLWFLKGDTNIGYLNEHSVSIWNEWADADGNLGRIYGAQWCDWQTPQGKSIHQIDQVIEQIKNQPDSRRLIVTAWNPGELDQMALPPCHALFQFYVCDGMLSCQLYQRSADLFLGVPFNLASYALLTHMISQVCNLKPGDFIHTFGDLHLYQNHIEQAKLQLTRDPRPLPSLILNPEMKNIHHFRYEDISLNHYDPYPAIPAPIAI; encoded by the coding sequence ATGAAACAATATCATGATTTATTAAAACTGCTTTTAAATGAAGGAAAACATAAATCAGATCGCACGGGCGTAGGCACTTATTCCATTTTTGGAGCACAAGCTCGATATCCCCTCTCCCAAGGCTTTCCTCTTCTCACCACAAAGAAACTCCATTTTAAATCAATTGTTCACGAACTGTTGTGGTTTTTAAAGGGCGACACCAACATTGGTTATCTCAATGAACACAGCGTTAGCATTTGGAATGAATGGGCAGACGCAGACGGTAATCTCGGACGAATCTATGGAGCACAATGGTGCGATTGGCAAACTCCACAAGGTAAATCGATTCATCAAATCGACCAAGTAATTGAACAGATTAAAAATCAACCTGACAGTCGCCGTTTAATTGTCACTGCCTGGAATCCTGGCGAACTGGATCAAATGGCTTTGCCACCATGCCATGCTCTCTTTCAATTTTATGTTTGCGACGGCATGCTCAGTTGCCAACTTTATCAACGCAGCGCCGACCTTTTTTTAGGCGTTCCTTTTAATTTAGCTTCCTACGCTCTTTTGACACATATGATTAGCCAGGTTTGCAATTTAAAACCGGGCGATTTTATTCATACCTTTGGCGATTTGCACCTTTATCAAAATCATATCGAACAGGCTAAACTTCAATTAACCCGAGATCCTCGACCCTTACCTTCATTAATCCTAAATCCTGAAATGAAAAATATTCATCACTTTCGTTATGAGGATATTAGTTTAAACCATTACGACCCTTATCCTGCTATTCCCGCGCCGATTGCTATCTAA
- the rpsR gene encoding 30S ribosomal protein S18, with product MITTKISQRPRRRLNRSFPKRKIDINPDALEFKNTELLKKFITEKGRILPRRVTGMPAKWHRKLNRAIKRARHVLLVK from the coding sequence ATGATTACTACCAAAATATCTCAGCGACCTCGTCGGAGGTTGAATCGATCTTTTCCGAAAAGGAAAATTGATATTAATCCGGATGCCTTGGAATTTAAAAATACGGAATTATTAAAAAAATTTATTACCGAAAAAGGTCGTATTTTGCCTCGTCGTGTTACAGGGATGCCAGCCAAGTGGCATCGAAAACTGAATCGTGCTATTAAACGAGCGCGACATGTTTTATTGGTCAAATAA
- the ileS gene encoding isoleucine--tRNA ligase: protein MSVNYKDTLNLPRTDFPMKANLPTQEPKWLETWQKEDLYQEILKRRKEGDRFILHDGPPFANGDAHMGHALNMTLKDIVLKSRNMAGYFAPFIPGWDCHGLPIEHKVMKEMGAKVDIDPVSIRKKCAAYAEKYINIQREQFQRLGVFGDWKNPYLTMAPEYEAEILRLFAKLVRKNLVYQSLKPVYWSTGCQTALAEAEVEYQDREDQAIYVKFPLMDDASQKTFFVIWTTTPWTLPANLAIAVHPELDYVAVNFQSEILILAKARLIDLETKLGAKLPVIQEKKGKEWVGARYRHPFLNRESKVIAADFVTADSGSGLVHIAPGHGQDDYQAGLKEKLEILSPVDDRGCFTEECGVKDWVGKYVFDANPVIIQSLKQQGSLLAEETLTHSYPHCWRSKTPIVFRSVKQWFIRVDDFRQKALDLIDQVTWIPDWGINRIRGAVESRPDWCISRQRTWGVPIPVFYQEKGDAILSPEVIERFADLVEKHGTNLWFEMSGDELAEKLGLEKGLKKGTDTLDVWIDSGSSHAAVLRKEGCFPADLYLEGSDQHRGWFQSSLLTSAAATGEAPYRQVLTNGFVVDLDGKKLSKSNTYQKPVDLMFFVNKSGADILRLWVASQDFRDDVPFSEEIFSRVTDTYRTIRNTLRILLANLYDFDPKTNALPYEKLTLLDQYILVSIKQLIETCLKAYNRYEFHEVYHAVNRFCAVQLSSFYIDVTKDRMYCDQANSIRRRATQTTMHEVASVLCRLLAPLMPFTTDEAWRVLGNLESVHLSRFPEVKSYPNEDFIFGEWPKLLSVRDEINAKLEGLRSQKSIGKSLEAQASVGRNLGLDIFESVWTEVMNVSQVIQADSDTKEVEKASGQSCARCWKILPEVGTSEKHPELCQRCEEAVETFLTQQQN, encoded by the coding sequence ATGTCCGTTAACTACAAAGATACTTTAAACTTGCCGCGAACTGACTTTCCTATGAAAGCCAATTTGCCAACCCAAGAACCTAAGTGGTTGGAAACATGGCAAAAAGAAGATCTGTATCAGGAAATTTTAAAACGTCGCAAAGAAGGTGATCGGTTTATTTTGCATGATGGCCCCCCTTTTGCCAACGGCGATGCTCATATGGGGCATGCTTTAAACATGACTTTGAAAGATATTGTTCTCAAATCGCGTAATATGGCAGGTTACTTTGCTCCTTTTATTCCGGGTTGGGATTGTCACGGTTTACCCATTGAACATAAAGTCATGAAAGAAATGGGTGCCAAGGTGGATATCGATCCCGTTTCGATACGAAAAAAATGCGCGGCTTATGCCGAAAAATATATCAACATTCAACGTGAACAATTTCAAAGACTTGGCGTTTTTGGTGATTGGAAAAATCCTTATCTGACTATGGCGCCAGAATATGAGGCGGAAATTCTTAGGCTTTTTGCTAAACTCGTAAGGAAAAATCTCGTTTATCAATCCTTAAAACCTGTTTACTGGAGCACAGGATGTCAAACCGCATTGGCCGAGGCTGAAGTAGAGTATCAAGATCGCGAAGATCAAGCGATTTATGTGAAATTTCCGTTAATGGATGATGCTTCGCAAAAAACTTTTTTTGTCATTTGGACAACCACTCCTTGGACTTTGCCTGCAAATTTAGCGATTGCGGTTCATCCGGAATTAGATTATGTAGCGGTCAATTTTCAATCAGAAATATTGATCTTAGCAAAAGCCCGACTTATCGACCTAGAAACAAAATTAGGCGCCAAATTACCTGTCATTCAGGAAAAAAAAGGAAAAGAATGGGTCGGTGCGCGTTATCGGCATCCTTTTTTGAATCGCGAGTCGAAAGTGATTGCAGCTGATTTTGTCACTGCGGATTCGGGATCCGGTTTAGTGCATATTGCTCCTGGTCACGGTCAGGATGACTATCAAGCGGGCTTGAAGGAGAAATTAGAAATTTTGTCACCGGTTGATGACCGAGGATGTTTTACCGAAGAGTGCGGAGTTAAAGATTGGGTTGGAAAATATGTTTTCGATGCCAACCCTGTTATTATTCAAAGTCTTAAACAGCAAGGGAGTTTATTGGCTGAAGAAACATTAACGCACAGTTATCCTCATTGCTGGCGTTCGAAAACGCCGATTGTTTTTCGTTCAGTCAAACAATGGTTCATTCGAGTTGATGATTTTCGTCAAAAAGCTTTGGATTTGATTGATCAAGTCACATGGATTCCGGATTGGGGCATTAATCGGATTCGTGGTGCCGTGGAAAGTCGTCCCGATTGGTGCATTTCCCGACAAAGAACATGGGGCGTGCCCATCCCAGTTTTTTATCAGGAAAAGGGCGATGCGATTTTGTCACCAGAAGTGATTGAAAGATTCGCTGATCTCGTCGAAAAACACGGAACCAACCTTTGGTTTGAAATGTCGGGTGATGAATTGGCTGAAAAACTGGGTCTCGAGAAAGGATTAAAAAAAGGCACCGACACGTTGGATGTTTGGATCGACTCGGGTTCTAGTCACGCGGCCGTGCTAAGAAAAGAAGGATGTTTTCCGGCTGATCTGTATTTGGAAGGAAGCGATCAACATCGTGGTTGGTTTCAATCATCACTTTTGACTTCAGCCGCTGCGACAGGTGAAGCGCCTTATCGTCAGGTTTTAACCAATGGTTTTGTCGTTGATTTGGATGGGAAAAAATTGTCGAAATCCAATACATATCAAAAACCTGTGGATCTCATGTTTTTTGTTAATAAAAGTGGCGCTGATATTTTACGACTTTGGGTTGCCAGTCAGGATTTTCGCGATGACGTCCCTTTTTCTGAAGAAATTTTTAGTCGCGTTACCGATACTTATCGCACGATTCGCAACACATTGCGTATTTTATTGGCAAACTTATATGATTTTGATCCTAAGACGAATGCTTTGCCTTATGAGAAACTAACTTTGCTCGATCAATATATTTTGGTTTCTATCAAACAATTAATTGAAACCTGTTTGAAAGCTTATAACCGATATGAGTTTCATGAAGTGTATCATGCCGTGAATCGTTTTTGTGCTGTGCAACTCTCTTCTTTTTATATTGATGTCACTAAAGATCGAATGTATTGCGATCAGGCGAATTCGATCCGGCGTCGTGCCACTCAAACTACTATGCATGAAGTAGCAAGTGTTTTATGCCGTTTGTTGGCTCCTCTTATGCCCTTTACTACTGATGAGGCTTGGCGAGTGTTGGGTAATTTGGAATCGGTTCATCTTAGCCGATTTCCTGAGGTCAAAAGCTATCCTAATGAAGATTTTATTTTTGGAGAGTGGCCTAAGCTGTTGTCTGTAAGAGATGAGATTAATGCTAAACTAGAAGGTTTGCGTTCGCAAAAAAGTATCGGTAAAAGCCTGGAAGCTCAAGCGAGTGTAGGGCGAAATTTGGGTTTGGATATTTTTGAATCGGTATGGACTGAAGTCATGAATGTTTCGCAAGTGATACAAGCGGACAGCGACACGAAAGAAGTTGAAAAGGCTTCAGGTCAATCTTGCGCGCGTTGCTGGAAAATTTTGCCCGAAGTCGGAACGAGCGAAAAACATCCTGAACTTTGTCAGCGATGCGAAGAAGCAGTGGAAACATTTTTGACTCAGCAACAAAACTAA
- the nadA gene encoding quinolinate synthase NadA produces MNALQKEILELKQKKNAVILAHNYQVAEIQDIADFVGDSLGLSYRAQESQADIILFCGVHFMAETAKIVNPSRKVLIPDMDAGCSLSESCPSEELAAFLKKNAEENYYVVAYINCSAGVKALSDVICTSGNAVKMVQSVPADRNILFVPDQNLGEWVQQQTGRPMDLWKGECYVHVEFTHASITKIREQYPDAPVVAHPECTRAVRMLADEVCSTEKMVSFCRNHPSKNFIIVTESGMLHRLKRELPDRNFIPGPTELCACADCRYMKMNTLDKVRDALLHEKPEIILPESLRLRALQPIERMLELSRN; encoded by the coding sequence ATGAACGCGTTACAAAAAGAAATTTTAGAGTTAAAACAGAAAAAAAATGCTGTGATTTTGGCGCATAATTATCAGGTGGCGGAAATTCAAGACATCGCTGATTTTGTGGGAGATTCCTTGGGACTTTCCTATCGCGCTCAGGAAAGCCAGGCAGACATTATTTTGTTTTGTGGAGTTCATTTCATGGCCGAAACTGCGAAAATCGTGAATCCTTCGCGTAAAGTGTTGATTCCTGATATGGACGCGGGTTGTTCCTTATCCGAATCTTGTCCTTCCGAAGAATTGGCAGCATTTCTCAAAAAAAATGCTGAGGAAAATTATTATGTCGTGGCTTACATCAATTGTAGTGCGGGCGTGAAAGCGTTAAGCGATGTGATTTGCACATCAGGCAACGCGGTAAAAATGGTTCAATCTGTTCCTGCTGATCGCAATATTTTGTTTGTGCCAGATCAGAATTTAGGCGAATGGGTGCAACAGCAAACCGGCCGTCCTATGGATTTATGGAAAGGAGAATGTTATGTGCATGTGGAATTTACCCATGCCAGCATCACTAAAATTCGCGAACAATATCCTGATGCACCTGTGGTGGCGCATCCTGAATGTACGCGTGCAGTTCGCATGTTAGCCGATGAAGTTTGTAGCACAGAAAAAATGGTGAGTTTTTGTCGAAATCATCCTTCCAAAAATTTTATTATCGTAACCGAATCAGGAATGTTGCATCGGTTAAAACGAGAACTTCCTGATCGTAATTTTATTCCTGGCCCTACCGAACTTTGTGCCTGTGCTGATTGTCGCTATATGAAAATGAATACCCTCGATAAAGTTCGCGATGCTTTACTTCACGAAAAACCTGAAATCATTTTGCCTGAATCTTTGCGCCTTCGCGCCTTACAACCTATCGAACGAATGTTGGAATTGAGCAGGAATTAA
- the rpmB gene encoding 50S ribosomal protein L28 yields the protein MARQCQITQAKPVKGSSIIRSGKAKKKGGIGMHVTANTPRNFFPNLKNKKIYVPELKRYVSVKLTARALKTVTRHGAYNTLKKAGII from the coding sequence ATGGCTCGTCAATGTCAAATCACACAAGCGAAACCGGTTAAAGGCAGTTCCATTATCCGAAGTGGTAAGGCCAAGAAAAAAGGCGGTATTGGTATGCATGTCACAGCTAATACGCCGCGCAATTTTTTCCCCAATTTAAAAAACAAAAAGATTTATGTGCCGGAATTGAAACGTTACGTTTCAGTCAAGTTGACAGCGCGCGCTTTGAAAACAGTGACGCGTCACGGCGCTTACAACACTTTAAAAAAAGCTGGCATTATTTAG
- the lspA gene encoding signal peptidase II yields the protein MKTVLKTQKPTWVFWIVFVSWLILDIATKYWAVKYLKGQLPIVVIPNFFRLIYHINFGVAFGWFNEKSKIFLIVMILALMLWMIWFARTLSWEKIGINFAAGWVAAGAVGNLMDRVKQGYVIDFLDFTFWGWSYPTFNVADTGICVGLGLVLLLEWRKWWGKTT from the coding sequence ATGAAAACAGTTCTAAAGACCCAAAAACCGACATGGGTGTTCTGGATTGTTTTTGTTAGTTGGTTGATTTTGGATATTGCGACGAAATATTGGGCGGTAAAATACCTCAAGGGGCAACTTCCTATTGTTGTGATTCCTAATTTTTTTCGTTTGATTTATCATATTAATTTTGGTGTGGCGTTTGGTTGGTTCAATGAAAAATCAAAGATTTTTCTTATTGTGATGATTCTTGCCCTAATGTTATGGATGATTTGGTTTGCTCGAACCTTATCCTGGGAAAAAATTGGAATTAATTTTGCTGCGGGTTGGGTGGCTGCTGGGGCAGTTGGAAACTTAATGGATCGAGTTAAACAAGGTTATGTTATCGATTTTTTAGATTTTACTTTTTGGGGCTGGTCATATCCCACTTTTAATGTCGCGGACACTGGTATTTGTGTCGGCTTAGGCCTTGTGCTACTATTGGAATGGAGAAAATGGTGGGGAAAGACGACTTAA